AGTCTCTACACGTTCCTCGAAGGCGTCATCGGGCATCATCTGGTCAAGAAAACGTTCTGGTTTTTCGCGACGATCTTCATCTTCATCCTCTTCACCAACTGGTTCGGCCTCATTCCCGGAGTCGGCACGGTCGGCTGGGGCACAAGCAATGGAACCTTGAGCCTGTCGCACATGAGCGAGCCGCTCCTGCGCGGGGTCAATGCCGACCTGAACATGACGTTCGCGATGTCGATCATCTTCTTCCTCTGCTGGATTGTCTGGGCCATTCAGGAGAACGGTCCCGGCGGATTTATCATGCACATTTTCGGTCCCAAGGGAAACACCACGGGCCTGCTGAAGGTGCTCATGGTCGTGGTTTTTATGATCGTCGGCGTGCTGGAAGTCGTCTCGATTTTGTTCCGACCGATTTCGCTGAGCTTCCGTCTGTTTGGCAACATTTACGCCGGTGAAAACATGCTGGAGGCCATGTCGAATCTGATCCAGCACCCGATTTGGCTGCGGAATATCACCTCGCCGCTGATTCCGATTCCCTTCTACTTCATGGAATTGCTCGTCGGCATCGTGCAGGCGCTGGTGTTCATGCTTTTGACCGCCGTTTTCACCCTCCTGATCTGTCAGCACGAAGAGAAAGCCGACGGACACCACTAACCAATTTAAAACAATTTCGCCGGGCGGATCGTGCAAAGTCAGCGACGGACGGCGGATCAAACAACAACACAACATATGACACCAATACTCGCAGAAATGAGCGGTAGCATTCACATCGGTCTGGCAGCGCTCGGCGCCGCTCTCGGCGTGGGTCTTATCGGTATGAAGGCCGCAGAGGCAGTCGGTCGCAACCCCGGAGCTGCCACGCAGATCCTGGTGCAGGCGATCTTGAGCACGGCGTTCGCGGAAGGCATTGTCTTCTTCGCGATCTACCTCGCCAAAGGTCAGTAATTCACAGGCGCGGAGTTCCTTAAAAAACAGCTCCGCGCCTGTCCTTTTCCCAACACTTTTCAAATATGACTTCCCATTTCTTTCTGGCCCAAGCCAATGGCGGCATGCTCGATTCCGCCAAGGACACCGCCCATGCCTTCGGCTTCGAGTGGCATCTGTTTCTCTCGCAATGCATTAGCTTCGCGATCGTTGCGATTCTACTTCAGAAGTTTGCCTACAAACCGATCCTCAACATTCTCGAGGAACGCCGCCAGCGCATCGCCGAAGGCCTCGCCAATGCCGACAAGATCAAGGCGCAACTCGCCGAGTCGGAAGTGCGTTATCAGCAGATTCTTTCCAAGGCCAACAGCGAGGCCCAGCGCGTGATCGACGAAGCCCTCGCGATCGCCGGTTCCGCTGGTGAAAAAGAGCGCCAGAAGGCTATCTCCGAAGCCGAGCAAATCATTGCCAAGGCTCGCGAAGCCACCTCTCTCGAACACAGCCAGATGCTGAGCCAGCTCAAGCGCGAACTCGGCCGCCTCGTCATCGACACCACTTCGAAGGTCACCGGCAAAGTTCTCACCGCAGAAGACCAGCAGCGCCTGACCGAGGAAAGCACTCGCAGCGTCAGCGTTATCTAACTCCCATGAAGCTGTCCAAAGATTCCCGCAAAACCTCCAAGCAGCTTTTTCAGGCCAGCTTCGTCGATGGACGGCTGGATTCCCAGCGGCTGCTGCAGGCGACGGCTTTGGTCATCGAACGTAAACCCCGCAATTACACGGGCATCCTCAAGGAAATCCAGCGCCAAGTCCGGCTCGAAACGGCCAAAAGCCACGTCGTGATCGACAGCGCGCTGAATCTTTCCACCCAGGAACTGGACCGGGTGTTGGGCGATCTCCGGGCCAAATACGGCAACGATCTGACCAGCGAACTCCACATTAAACCCGAACTCATCGGCGGTCTGCGCATTCAGATTGGCAGTGATGTTTACGACGGCAGCGTGAGCGGACGCCTCGCCCATCTCGAAAAAACCCTCGCCGCCTGATTTCTATTTAACTCCCACCTTTTTTACTCATGAGCACCATCCTGCAAGAACTCGAATCCCAAATCTCCGGCCTCTCCACCACGGCCATGAAATCCAACGTCGGCGTCGTCCGCGAAGCTGGTGACGGCGTCGCCAAAATCGAAGGCCTGAGCGACGTCATGCTCAATGAGCTAATCGAATTTCCCGGCGGCCTCT
The Chthoniobacterales bacterium DNA segment above includes these coding regions:
- the atpB gene encoding F0F1 ATP synthase subunit A, with product MLATAFPHLCHWSRSFVGWMVVCVILSLGGIAQAQEAVESHNNLEHAVVAGEPGTPVEHEEEGVPLAAPHLAQVGPFVITSSMVLCWAVALGLIITAQLATRKIKDVPSGLQNFWEWLVESLYTFLEGVIGHHLVKKTFWFFATIFIFILFTNWFGLIPGVGTVGWGTSNGTLSLSHMSEPLLRGVNADLNMTFAMSIIFFLCWIVWAIQENGPGGFIMHIFGPKGNTTGLLKVLMVVVFMIVGVLEVVSILFRPISLSFRLFGNIYAGENMLEAMSNLIQHPIWLRNITSPLIPIPFYFMELLVGIVQALVFMLLTAVFTLLICQHEEKADGHH
- a CDS encoding F0F1 ATP synthase subunit delta — encoded protein: MKLSKDSRKTSKQLFQASFVDGRLDSQRLLQATALVIERKPRNYTGILKEIQRQVRLETAKSHVVIDSALNLSTQELDRVLGDLRAKYGNDLTSELHIKPELIGGLRIQIGSDVYDGSVSGRLAHLEKTLAA
- a CDS encoding ATPase; this translates as MSGSIHIGLAALGAALGVGLIGMKAAEAVGRNPGAATQILVQAILSTAFAEGIVFFAIYLAKGQ
- the atpF gene encoding F0F1 ATP synthase subunit B, producing the protein MTSHFFLAQANGGMLDSAKDTAHAFGFEWHLFLSQCISFAIVAILLQKFAYKPILNILEERRQRIAEGLANADKIKAQLAESEVRYQQILSKANSEAQRVIDEALAIAGSAGEKERQKAISEAEQIIAKAREATSLEHSQMLSQLKRELGRLVIDTTSKVTGKVLTAEDQQRLTEESTRSVSVI